The sequence GATAATGGATAAGTCATCATTTTACGGCTCCTGCCTGCTAATGCAAGGAAATGGATTTGAAACGGATTAATTTTTATCGATGGAAAACTAGTTGCTATTGATTGGATGGCTATTGTTGAGCAATTTAATATTGAAGTTTGCTATAAGTGATGTATCTCAGACTTTTCAAACAAGGCTAAAAGATATAAAACCTTTTATGAGTGCTTATGCTTAAATCACAAAACCAGTGTAGCATAACTGTTCCGTTGGATTTAGTCATCTAACTATCAAACAACTGTGGCTTGCTTCGATTCTTCTGACCTCGGGGAATTCATGACTGCCAATACAGGACTGCGGTATTCGTGGTATACGTTGGCAGAATACAGTTTTTACCAACGGTGCACACGGGTTCTACCGCACGAGTTTATGCAAATATAATGCTTGTCCCTAGATGAAGTGATTCGAATAAAAATTGGTGGAATACAATCAAATTAGTGATACATACAACATATTTCCGCGAACTTTTGGTTGTGGGTAATTGGGCACAAAAAAGCGGAAAAGTAGTGCCAGCAAAAAAATATCATGCAATTACGTTTTAACAGTGAACATTTGCGAAACTAACCGCGAGGGCAatcaaaaaacaatgtttacaaattggctAGCGCCACCCACAACGACCCTACCACCAGATACAATCATTGAGGTTGGTCCACCTCCATTCACCCGCTATGCTGCTCACAGTGCACTGGTTTCCGCTCACAGTGGTTATCTGCGAGCGGCCTTACGCTCCGATAGACAAACGGTTAACGCAGACACCATTCCAATCTACATTCCCAATGTGACTACGGAACAATTCACCCCCTTGCTCACCTATATGTACACCGGATTTTTGGATTTGAATATAGAAAACATTTTCGGTGTCCTGCTGGCTACGCACATTCTTCACATGCCACGAGCACTAGAGTTATGCAGAGGGTTTCTTTCCGCCACCCAAACGGAGCACTATTATGGTGGATTGGGCGGTATATCCGCTGCAACTGAAACCGGTGGACACAGTGTATCAAAAATTAAACCGGAATCCGAAACCAGCAAAGTGGTACGACCAATTGCTAGCAAAGCAACTGGAATAGGACTCAATTTTATTGCACCGCCAACGTCGCACATATCTTTACCGAGTACTCATACTCCCTTCAAAAGTCTTTTAACGGTTAGCCAATCACCAACTGTAACAACTGAAAACGTCGAAAATTCATCGCCTCCACCCGGTAGAACTTCATCAACCGATGCAGAAGCCCATAATTCGTGTGCTAATAAGCTGACAAATTTAAATACAACAGAAGAATCACAACCCTTAAAGGAGATCCAACAAAAACGACAGTCTAAATCTTTGAAACGTGGTGCTTCAAAATCAGATTCAATAGTAACGACAGTAGTAAAAGACTCAAACACTGGTGACAAAGGAGTCATCATCGACATCGCAAGTTGTGATGGTCCTGTTCGATTCCGTCGCGTACTCAATGACAGTTACGGTACGAACAGTACCAGCAATATAATCAACATACCAGATGAATCAAAAGGGCACTTGCGCTACGTGAGTTCATCTTTCCATCAACAGGTATTAGACACCGAATGCAATGTGTACAAGCGTAATCATCAACATtcatatatttgtttttttttcttttccctaTCCCACAGATGGTGCGCAACATCAATGAAAGGAAACAGAATATGGCAACAGGCGAAAGCTACGGTTGCAGTAGCAACAAGGACGAAAACAGCCAAGACAACAACCAGTCGCAAAGTGTAGCGATAGATGCAATTGTAGCACCGGCAACCGTCGGTGAGCAGGTATACAATTGTGTGTATTGTAAGCATACC comes from Malaya genurostris strain Urasoe2022 chromosome 3, Malgen_1.1, whole genome shotgun sequence and encodes:
- the LOC131437865 gene encoding uncharacterized protein LOC131437865, producing the protein MFTNWLAPPTTTLPPDTIIEVGPPPFTRYAAHSALVSAHSGYLRAALRSDRQTVNADTIPIYIPNVTTEQFTPLLTYMYTGFLDLNIENIFGVLLATHILHMPRALELCRGFLSATQTEHYYGGLGGISAATETGGHSVSKIKPESETSKVVRPIASKATGIGLNFIAPPTSHISLPSTHTPFKSLLTVSQSPTVTTENVENSSPPPGRTSSTDAEAHNSCANKLTNLNTTEESQPLKEIQQKRQSKSLKRGASKSDSIVTTVVKDSNTGDKGVIIDIASCDGPVRFRRVLNDSYGTNSTSNIINIPDESKGHLRYVSSSFHQQMVRNINERKQNMATGESYGCSSNKDENSQDNNQSQSVAIDAIVAPATVGEQVYNCVYCKHTFKSQYCYQKHAKRHLIPLSMDTGSNVSVPVVDHVSSGTKEKESTVARYRKSTNHSSSTTKREVKPLDMNVQYYPCKTCGSKFPSYYFVHKHRKMCHADEEIL